Proteins encoded within one genomic window of Terriglobales bacterium:
- a CDS encoding cbb3-type cytochrome c oxidase subunit I: MTQAHGPAGAAPSTVHGHAPTGFIRKYVFSLDHKVIGIQYYFLALSAVCVGMILSLAMRIHMVWPDASIPFFGAIKPEQYLTLMTMHGTIMVFFVLTTAPQSGFGNYFLPIQIGAPDMAFPTLNMLSFWTTFLSFAVMISAFFVAGGAPLSGWTNYPPLSSIPLAGPGEGLGEDLWLISIALFCVASMMGALNFITTTLDLRAKGMTLMRMPLTCWSWFITAILGLLAFGVLLAGGILLLMDRNLGTSFFVPGGLMVSGEPVAHSGGSPLLWQHLFWFFGHPEVYIAILPGMGVASQLLSTFSRKPIFGYKAMVYAMMSIGVLGFMVWGHHMFMSGMSPYSAFAFSFMTMAIGVPSAIKTFNWLGTMWKGKIRFTTPMLFAIGFVSLFVSGGLSGPFLAQPAIDIPLHDTYFVVAHFHLIMGVAAIFGIFAATYYWFPKMYGRMMSETLGKIHFVFTFIGAYCIFMPMHYLGMAGNPRRYSQFTEVKYLAPLLPIHKFITYAAIITVTAQLIFLFNLFWSMKKGKKAAQNPWEATTLEWTTATPPPHDNFGGVTPVVYHGPYEYSVPGAAKDYIMQTDPAPVPAH, encoded by the coding sequence ATGACTCAGGCACACGGCCCAGCTGGCGCGGCACCGAGCACGGTTCACGGACACGCGCCCACCGGCTTCATCCGCAAATACGTCTTCAGTCTGGACCACAAAGTCATTGGCATCCAGTACTATTTCCTGGCTTTGAGTGCGGTATGCGTGGGCATGATTCTCTCCCTGGCCATGCGCATCCACATGGTCTGGCCGGACGCGTCCATCCCCTTCTTCGGCGCCATCAAGCCGGAGCAGTACCTGACCCTGATGACCATGCACGGCACCATCATGGTGTTTTTCGTGCTGACGACGGCGCCGCAGAGCGGTTTCGGCAACTACTTCCTGCCCATCCAGATCGGGGCGCCGGACATGGCCTTCCCCACCCTGAACATGCTGTCTTTCTGGACCACGTTTCTGTCGTTCGCGGTGATGATCTCCGCTTTCTTCGTGGCCGGCGGGGCGCCGCTTTCCGGATGGACCAACTACCCGCCCCTGAGCTCCATTCCCCTGGCCGGGCCGGGTGAAGGCCTGGGCGAAGACTTGTGGCTCATAAGTATCGCCCTGTTCTGCGTCGCCTCCATGATGGGCGCGCTCAACTTCATCACCACCACTCTGGACCTGCGGGCTAAAGGCATGACCCTGATGCGCATGCCCCTGACTTGCTGGTCGTGGTTCATTACCGCCATCCTGGGCCTGCTGGCGTTCGGCGTGCTCCTGGCCGGCGGCATCCTGCTGCTCATGGACCGCAACCTGGGCACCAGCTTCTTCGTTCCCGGCGGGCTGATGGTCAGCGGCGAACCGGTGGCCCATAGCGGCGGCTCGCCCCTGCTATGGCAGCACCTGTTCTGGTTCTTCGGCCACCCCGAGGTGTACATCGCCATCCTGCCGGGAATGGGCGTGGCTTCGCAGCTGCTTTCCACCTTCTCCCGTAAACCTATATTTGGCTACAAAGCCATGGTGTACGCCATGATGTCCATCGGGGTTCTTGGATTCATGGTCTGGGGCCACCATATGTTCATGAGCGGCATGAGCCCCTACTCGGCTTTTGCCTTTTCCTTCATGACCATGGCCATCGGCGTGCCCTCCGCCATCAAGACCTTCAACTGGCTGGGCACCATGTGGAAGGGCAAAATCCGCTTTACGACGCCCATGCTGTTTGCCATTGGCTTCGTTTCCCTCTTTGTTTCCGGCGGCTTGAGCGGCCCTTTCCTGGCGCAGCCGGCCATTGACATCCCCCTGCACGACACCTACTTCGTCGTAGCCCATTTCCACCTGATCATGGGTGTGGCGGCCATCTTCGGCATATTTGCCGCAACCTACTACTGGTTCCCCAAGATGTATGGGCGGATGATGAGCGAGACCCTGGGAAAAATTCACTTCGTGTTCACCTTCATCGGCGCCTATTGCATCTTTATGCCCATGCACTACCTGGGCATGGCGGGCAATCCCCGGCGCTACTCGCAATTTACCGAGGTCAAGTACCTGGCGCCGCTGCTGCCCATCCATAAGTTCATCACCTACGCTGCTATCATCACCGTAACCGCGCAGCTGATTTTCCTCTTCAATCTCTTCTGGAGCATGAAGAAGGGCAAGAAGGCTGCCCAGAATCCCTGGGAGGCCACAACCCTGGAGTGGACCACGGCCACGCCGCCCCCGCACGACAACTTTGGCGGCGTCACCCCGGTGGTTTATCACGGACCCTATGAGTACAGCGTGCCGGGTGCAGCCAAGGATTACATCATGCAGACCGATCCGGCCCCCGTGCCTGCGCACTAG
- a CDS encoding cytochrome c oxidase subunit 3 gives MATLTPTLTVKQPKRRGGGSGDIPRYPGGGGGGGGRGDESPDYGERLRRCRLGLAVGIAPIVMLFVAFSSAYLVRQGMSSWDLRTNSYINDWAPVRLPVLLLVINTCFLLVSSVTMEFARRQAARLAVIAPVTAMPGIADDEPSGFPWLGLTVVLGLAFLVGQVLAWRQMEARGFFLSGNPSSSFFYLLTGMHALHLLGGVVALLYASVTFWMKRPPENRHIVIDVTAWYWHFMALLWLYIFALLEIAH, from the coding sequence ATGGCCACATTGACTCCGACCCTGACGGTTAAGCAGCCCAAACGCCGCGGCGGCGGGAGCGGGGACATTCCCCGCTATCCCGGCGGAGGCGGGGGTGGCGGCGGTCGCGGCGACGAATCTCCCGATTACGGAGAACGCCTGCGCCGGTGCCGCCTGGGGCTGGCGGTGGGCATCGCCCCCATCGTGATGTTGTTCGTAGCTTTCAGCAGCGCTTACCTGGTGCGCCAGGGAATGTCCTCCTGGGACCTGCGCACCAACAGCTACATCAATGATTGGGCGCCGGTGCGCCTGCCCGTGCTGCTGCTGGTGATCAACACCTGCTTTCTGCTGGTCAGCAGCGTGACCATGGAATTCGCCCGCCGGCAGGCGGCGCGGCTGGCCGTGATCGCGCCGGTCACCGCCATGCCCGGCATCGCCGACGATGAACCCAGCGGCTTTCCCTGGCTGGGCCTGACCGTGGTTCTGGGACTCGCCTTTCTGGTCGGACAAGTGCTCGCCTGGCGGCAGATGGAAGCCCGCGGATTTTTTCTCTCCGGCAACCCCAGCAGCTCCTTCTTTTACCTGCTGACGGGAATGCACGCTCTCCACCTGCTGGGCGGAGTTGTGGCGCTGCTCTATGCCTCGGTGACCTTCTGGATGAAGCGGCCGCCGGAGAACCGCCACATCGTCATAGATGTGACCGCCTGGTACTGGCATTTCATGGCTTTGCTGTGGCTGTACATATTCGCCTTGCTGGAAATTGCGCATTAG
- a CDS encoding cytochrome c3 family protein has product MDCHSALEGELHVTQEQFAQDIHAQKGLTCASCHGGDPSKSDDSAMSKAAGFKGRIDRAAVPKLCGSCHSDPGFIRQYNPSLRTDQLSQYQTSVHGKRLAAGDTKVAVCTDCHGVHDLRPASDTRSKVHPLNIAATCSHCHADAQYMAAYKIPTNQYAAYKTSVHHQALVERGDLSAPTCTTCHGNHGATPPGVGSVANVCSTCHVFQAQLFEASPHKAAFASAGLPGCVTCHSNHGISKPGDTMLGTGAQSVCTNCHTQGDAGYRAAGDMQQQILGLETSITRSDHVLSKAESSGMEVSQARLELDQARDALTKARVSVHTFAATPVHADVESGLKITAKTYGEGQASLRERDYRRTGLGMSLVAIVFVVVALRLYIKEIEKNGRR; this is encoded by the coding sequence GTGGATTGCCATTCCGCGCTGGAGGGCGAACTGCACGTCACCCAGGAGCAGTTTGCCCAGGACATCCACGCGCAAAAAGGATTGACCTGCGCCAGTTGCCACGGCGGCGACCCCAGCAAGAGCGACGATAGCGCCATGAGCAAGGCTGCCGGATTCAAAGGCAGAATTGATCGCGCCGCGGTGCCCAAGCTGTGCGGCTCCTGCCATTCCGATCCTGGCTTCATCCGCCAGTACAATCCCTCTCTGCGCACTGACCAGCTCAGCCAGTACCAGACCAGCGTTCACGGCAAGCGTCTGGCGGCGGGCGACACCAAGGTGGCGGTCTGCACCGATTGTCACGGCGTGCACGACTTGCGTCCGGCCAGCGACACCCGCTCCAAGGTGCATCCCCTCAACATCGCCGCCACCTGCTCGCATTGCCATGCCGACGCGCAGTACATGGCTGCCTACAAAATTCCCACCAACCAGTACGCCGCCTATAAAACCAGCGTGCACCACCAGGCGCTGGTGGAGCGCGGCGACCTGAGCGCGCCCACCTGCACCACCTGCCACGGCAACCATGGCGCCACGCCTCCGGGTGTGGGTTCAGTCGCCAACGTTTGCTCCACCTGCCACGTTTTTCAGGCCCAGCTTTTTGAGGCCAGCCCGCACAAGGCGGCTTTTGCCTCCGCGGGGCTGCCCGGTTGCGTCACCTGCCACAGCAATCACGGCATCAGCAAACCGGGCGACACCATGCTGGGCACAGGCGCACAGTCGGTCTGCACCAACTGCCACACCCAGGGCGATGCCGGCTACCGGGCGGCGGGCGACATGCAGCAGCAGATTCTTGGCCTGGAAACTTCCATCACCCGCTCCGACCACGTCCTCAGCAAGGCGGAATCTTCGGGCATGGAAGTAAGCCAGGCGCGCCTGGAGTTGGACCAGGCCCGCGATGCGCTCACCAAGGCGCGAGTGAGCGTGCACACTTTCGCCGCCACTCCTGTGCACGCGGACGTGGAGTCCGGCCTGAAAATAACCGCCAAGACTTACGGCGAAGGCCAGGCCTCCCTGCGTGAGCGCGATTACCGGCGCACCGGGCTGGGCATGTCGCTGGTGGCGATCGTCTTTGTCGTGGTGGCGCTGCGGCTCTACATCAAGGAAATAGAGAAAAACGGGCGTCGGTAG
- a CDS encoding cytochrome b N-terminal domain-containing protein produces FLHMFSVVFLRAYRKPRELTWVSGMLLLFLAMGFGFSGYLLPWNTLAFFATKVGTDIAGQVPFVGHRLMVFLRGGDEVTGATLSRFFGFHVAVLPGLTTLLVGLHLLLIQRFGISVPARIEPEWRALPQEKREMRFFPNFVLRELMAWYIALGVLGGLAAFSPWGLGTKADPFAPAPAGIKPEWYFLFMFQTLKMIPAKLGILDGEVVGILTFSLAGFIWVLVPFLDGTKRSQRLITGAAMFVVAYMGMMTAYGYVAK; encoded by the coding sequence TTCCTGCACATGTTCAGCGTGGTCTTTCTGCGCGCCTACCGCAAACCGCGGGAACTGACCTGGGTTAGCGGCATGCTGCTGCTGTTCCTGGCCATGGGCTTCGGCTTCAGCGGCTACCTGCTGCCCTGGAACACGCTGGCCTTTTTTGCCACCAAGGTGGGAACCGATATCGCCGGGCAGGTGCCTTTCGTAGGCCACCGGCTTATGGTGTTCCTGCGCGGCGGCGATGAGGTGACCGGGGCCACGCTCAGCCGCTTTTTCGGCTTCCATGTGGCCGTGCTCCCCGGGCTAACCACCCTGCTGGTCGGTCTCCACCTGCTGCTGATTCAGCGCTTCGGCATCAGCGTGCCCGCGCGCATCGAGCCGGAATGGCGGGCCCTGCCTCAGGAGAAGCGCGAGATGCGTTTCTTCCCCAATTTTGTCCTGCGCGAACTGATGGCCTGGTACATCGCGCTGGGCGTGCTGGGCGGGCTGGCCGCCTTCTCGCCCTGGGGCCTGGGCACCAAGGCCGACCCCTTTGCTCCCGCGCCCGCCGGCATCAAGCCGGAATGGTACTTCCTGTTCATGTTCCAGACTTTAAAAATGATTCCCGCCAAACTGGGCATACTGGATGGCGAGGTGGTGGGCATCCTGACCTTTTCCCTGGCCGGATTCATCTGGGTGCTGGTGCCCTTTCTGGACGGCACCAAGCGCAGCCAGCGCTTGATTACAGGAGCGGCGATGTTCGTGGTGGCTTACATGGGAATGATGACGGCGTACGGTTATGTGGCGAAATAA
- the coxB gene encoding cytochrome c oxidase subunit II, giving the protein MGLALLLIIWLITFFSSYFFVAHAWWPHAISASAPYIDHQWHLTFILMGVVFIMAQVTLGLFVWRFRDRGGDTRASYSHGNNKMELTWTVLTAILFLGLNAIGSPIWAAERFEPADQGAMKVEVSGLQFAWYFRYPGADNKFGATRPELEDASLGGLSALGVDSNDPASKDDVVSGVLMLPVNREVDLTLRSQDVIHSFFVPAMRFKQDAVPGLMIHMHFRPEQTGDYEIACAELCGLGHYKMHGIMRVVSEQDFQKWLAAREAEKQ; this is encoded by the coding sequence ATGGGCCTGGCACTTCTGCTGATTATCTGGCTGATCACCTTCTTCAGTTCCTACTTCTTCGTTGCTCATGCCTGGTGGCCGCACGCAATTTCAGCAAGCGCTCCCTACATTGACCACCAATGGCACCTCACCTTCATTCTCATGGGTGTGGTCTTCATCATGGCGCAGGTAACGCTGGGCCTGTTCGTCTGGCGTTTTCGCGACCGCGGCGGAGATACCAGGGCCAGCTACTCGCACGGCAACAACAAGATGGAGCTGACCTGGACGGTGCTGACCGCCATCCTTTTCCTGGGACTGAATGCCATCGGCAGTCCCATCTGGGCGGCCGAGCGTTTTGAACCGGCCGACCAGGGCGCCATGAAAGTGGAAGTTAGCGGGCTGCAGTTCGCCTGGTATTTCCGCTATCCCGGCGCGGATAACAAATTCGGCGCCACCCGCCCCGAACTGGAAGACGCTTCTTTGGGCGGCCTAAGCGCCCTGGGAGTGGATTCCAACGATCCCGCTTCCAAGGATGACGTGGTGAGCGGCGTCCTGATGCTGCCGGTCAATCGCGAGGTGGACCTAACCCTGCGTTCCCAGGATGTGATTCACAGCTTTTTTGTTCCCGCCATGCGCTTCAAGCAGGACGCAGTGCCCGGGCTGATGATCCACATGCACTTCCGGCCCGAGCAGACCGGCGATTACGAGATAGCCTGCGCCGAACTGTGCGGTTTGGGACACTACAAGATGCACGGCATCATGCGCGTGGTGAGCGAGCAGGATTTCCAGAAATGGTTGGCGGCACGGGAGGCGGAGAAACAATGA